A window of Thiocapsa bogorovii genomic DNA:
GATGGCACAACCTCAGCGGCACCATGGAGCTGCAGAACGGGCAAAAACACTTCGATATCGTCGATGCACCTGCCCGTTTCGCCGCCTACAGGCCCGGCAAGACACCGCTGTCGGAGCTCGGCACGGAGCACACCGTGCCTAAGGAAACCTCCGGCACCCAACCGTCTTCGGGCGCCATGGCACACGACCGGACGCCCTTCGATGATGGCGACAGGGATGGGCCTGCGACCCGCACACCAAGAAGCAGGGACCATCGGCCAGGGTCGACGCAAAACCCTTTCCTGGACCATAGTCTGTGAGACGATCGCCATGGCGGCCGACGGTCATTGGTTGCTCTTCGTCGTACGGACCAGGCGTTCGATCCTCGTGCCGCCCGAACCGAGTGCGCCTCTCTTCATGGCGGTCGTCGGAAACCAGGCGGTCGCGGCCTCGATATGTGCGCCGACGGGAACGTCATCACCACACCCATCAGATTGAGCACCCAGACCCATGCGGCTTGCGAGGAATGCCGACATCGCCCCGACTACGGCCGTCAGCGACGCGAGCAGGACGGGCGGACTGGTCTGGATTCGGGTCGCCTCGGCGGACAGCGACCCCTAGAACCCCGACAGCTAAAACGGGATCGACCCCGTTCGGGGCCCACTCTGCGTCTTTGCGGTGAAAACCGGAATGGGTCCATTCTCGGACCCGACCGACCGAAACGGAGGAGACACCCCGATGCCACTTCAATCCATCAACCCCTGCAACGGCGAGGCCTTGGAGCAGATCGAGACGATCGACGAGACTGCGCTGGAGGCCGCGCTCGACGCGGCGGCGCGAGCCGCATCCTCTTGGGGCGCCCGGACCGTCGCCGAGCGCACACGCCTCCTTCACGAGGTCGCCGGGCTCTTACGAGCCAGAACCCCGGATCTGGCCCGGCGGATGACCTTGGAGATGGGCAAGCTGAGCGGCGAGGCCGAGGCCGAAATCGGCAAATGCGCGCTGGTTTGCGACTACTATGCCGAGAACGCCGAACAACTGCTCGCCGACGCGTCGACCGCCTCCGATGCATCGCGCAGCATGGTCGTCCATCAGCCGCTGGGGCCCGTACTCGCCGTAATGCCCTGGAACTTCCCCTTCTGGCAGGTATTTCGCTGCGCCGCACCCGCGCTCGCGGCCGGCAATCCGGTCCTGCTCAAGCATGCCTCGAATGTCCCGCGCTGCGCCCTGGAGATCGAACGACTCTTTGAAGACGCAGGCGCCCCGGACGGAGTCTTCAGCACGCTGCTGATCGACGCCCGCGGCGCGGAGGCTGTCGTCGCCGACCCGCGCGTGCGCGGCGTAAGCCTCACCGGCAGCGACGCGGCGGGCCGACGGGTCGCCTCCATCGCCGGCGAGAATCTGAAGCGGACGGTGCTCGAGCTCGGCGGGTCCGACGCCTTCGTCGTCTTGGAGGACGCCGACCTCGACGAGGCCGTCGCGACCGCCGTGCGCTCGCGTTTCATGAATGCCGGACAGAGCTGTATCGCGGCCAAGCGATTCATCGTCGTCGATGCGATCGCCGAGACGTTCCTCGCGCGTCTGCGTACCGCGATCGAGGCACTTGTTCCGGGCGATCCCCTGGACCCGAGGACCACCTTGGCACCGCTCGCGCGTGCGGACCTTCGCGACACGCTCCATGAGCAGGTGCTCGCCAGCCTCGACGCCGGGGCACGCTTGGTCGTCGGCGGACAACCCTTGGAACGCCCCGGCTGGTTCTACGCGGCGACCTTGCTCGATGCCGTCGGACCCGGCATGCCGGCCTACGAC
This region includes:
- a CDS encoding NAD-dependent succinate-semialdehyde dehydrogenase, whose amino-acid sequence is MPLQSINPCNGEALEQIETIDETALEAALDAAARAASSWGARTVAERTRLLHEVAGLLRARTPDLARRMTLEMGKLSGEAEAEIGKCALVCDYYAENAEQLLADASTASDASRSMVVHQPLGPVLAVMPWNFPFWQVFRCAAPALAAGNPVLLKHASNVPRCALEIERLFEDAGAPDGVFSTLLIDARGAEAVVADPRVRGVSLTGSDAAGRRVASIAGENLKRTVLELGGSDAFVVLEDADLDEAVATAVRSRFMNAGQSCIAAKRFIVVDAIAETFLARLRTAIEALVPGDPLDPRTTLAPLARADLRDTLHEQVLASLDAGARLVVGGQPLERPGWFYAATLLDAVGPGMPAYDDELFGPVAAVLRAANEGEALEIANDTRFGLGGSVWTRDSARGERFARRMACGCAFVNGLVKSDPRLPFGGIKESGYGRELGVLGIHEFVNAKTLWVR